TTTTGTTATTGATGCAGTGATGGGGGTATTGGGTTGGGATCTTCACCGGATGAATTGTCCAACCTTAGCATTATCCAGTGCATAATCTTATAGTGTAATATCTTACTCCTATCAACTCATCCGATGACGTGGAGTCAGCGGATGAGGGTATTTTCAAAATATCCGAAAAATTAAATATCACTTAGCTTCAAGTAATCTTGTTTTTAAAATCATGATAATTCAAATCCAAGTTTGCTTAGCCAATGGCGCGGATTGTCAAGAGAGTCGAGGATCAGATCCGGCCGGTGCGGCTCCAGTTGCGCGGCAGTAAATCCCCCCGTGGTTACGGCTACCGATAACGCACCAAAATATTTCGCGCACCGGATGTCGTTCGGCGTATCGCCTATCACCACATAGCTATTAGATTCCGGTTTTATTCCGAAGATCTCTTGATACTCATTTGCGGCTTCTCCTGGCAGAAAATTTCTGTCTGAATGGATCCCGCCAAAGCCCCCGAATGAAAAAAATCCGTTGAGGCCGGCCGCTTCTACCTTTTTCATAGCTACACTTCTGAAGTTGCCAGTGCACAGGCCTATGGGAATATCCAGATTTTTGGCGGCACGAACGGATTCAACAGCCTTCTCGATTTGATGTACATGCATTGAAGTAAGATTCACATTCATGGCATCCATATAACTTTTCGTCAGCCGTTTAAAGATCTCTTCTCCGTCTTCTCTTTCGCCGATCAATTCCATAAAAATTCCACGATCTGTTCGGCCCGCAAATGATTGCGGACGCGCATCGGGTTTTTCTACTCCGAATCTTTCGAGCTGTTCAGCAATGATGGATAACAGGAAATCCCGCTTCACATTTAGCAGTGTTCCGTCAATATCATATAATAGGATTGGTCTGGATTGAGGCATCATCTTATTTTCTTTATACAAATCATATTAAACAGTACATTTAGGTAATTATCAAATTAACTAACATAAATAACTAACTATGAGTTTAATTGAAGATATTTCAGCACGTCAGATCCTGGATTCACGTGGCAACCCAACTGTTGAAGTGGATGTGATTCTTGAGAACGGAATCGTTGGGCGCGCAGCTGTCCCCTCAGGAGCGTCTACCGGCGAATTTGAAGCGGTGGAGCTGAGGGATGGAGATAACGATTATTACCTCGGCAAGAGTGTGAAAAACGCAGTAAAAAATGTAAACGAAGTTCTTGCTGATGAACTTTTAGGGTATCCGGCATATCTGCAAAACGAAATTGACCAGATTATGCTTGAACTTGACGGAACTGAAAATAAATCAAACCTTGGAGCCAATGCACTCCTGGGTGTATCGATGGCGGTTGCGAAAGCGGCGGCTCAATCATCCGGGCTGCCGCTCTGGCGATATCTTGGCGGAGTGAATTCCAAGGTACTGCCGCTGCCCATGATGAACATTATCAATGGCGGATCTCACGCAGATAACAACGTTGACCCGCAGGAATTTATGATTATGCCTGCAGGAGCCGGCACATTCAGTGAAGCTGTGCGGATGGGAGCCGAGATCTTTCACAATCTCAAAAAAGTCCTCTCATCAAAGGGATACAACACCTCCGTGGGCGATGAAGGTGGATTTGCACCGGATCTGAAATCGAACGAAGAAGCGATTGAAGTAATCCTCAACGCGGTAGAAAAAGCGGGCTATACACCCGGCGATGACGTGCTGATTGCGCTCGACCCCGCCAGTTCTGAATTTTATAACACCGAGAAAAAAGTGTATGAGTTCAAATGGAGTGATGGCTCCGTTCGTAACGCTGAAGAAATGGTAGAGTATTGGGCAAACTGGGTTGAAAAGTACCCGATTATTTCTATCGAAGACGGAATGTATGAAGATGACTGGGAAGGCTGGAAAACACTCACCGATGCGATTGGTGACAAAGTTCAGCTCGTGGGAGATGACCTTTTTGTAACCAACACCGAGCGTCTTGCGCGCGGAATCAAAGAGGGAATTGCCAACTCTATTCTGATTAAAGTGAACCAGATTGGTACGCTCACCGAAACCCTCGATGCGATTGAAATGGCGCACAAAAACGGGTATAGCAGTGTTATTTCACACCGCTCCGGAGAAACGGAAGACACTACCATTGCTGACCTTGCGGTTGCAACAAACGCCGGGCAGATTAAAACCGGGTCGATGAGCCGAACCGACCGTATCGCCAAATACAATCAGCTGCTCCGGATTGAAGAGGAGCTGGGTGATGCAGCCGTGTTTTTAGGCAAAGACACGTTTGCCGGGTAATTTCAGGCGCTGTATAACAAATCTTTCCTATAGAGCCCCGAAAGATCGGGGCTCTTTTTTTTGCTCATATTTACGTGATCAAGATCCTGCCCTCATTCGGCTAAGTTTTTGCGAGATAATTACAGAGATAATCTTCAGGAATATTCGATCGAATAACAATTCTATAAATGAACTATGCACTCATTTTAAAAGTGATTATCCCACCTGTTCTTTTATATGTTATTGTGTTGGGTTTCGGTAGATCCACTCAATATTTCAAAGTGTGTACTTATATCAAGCCGACTATTGGCATTAAGGAATTTAAATGCCACACATATTTTGATCAATTCCGACATTATTTTGACTATTATTTAAGAGAGTGTAAATTCCATCAATAAGTAATTTTTAATCTCACTGTAATTTCAATTCTATTTTTCTCATCAAGAAAATTCCTGATAAAGCTTTCAATGTCAGGAGTTTTTCAACCATAACCGTAACACTTCTATTATGAAACATAGTTACAAACTACTTAAATGGATTATCGTGTTTTGTGTGATATCTTTGTCCGGGCAGTTATCGTATGCTCAGATGACGGTATCCGGCACAATAAGTGACGCTGCAACCGGAGAAGCTCTGACCGGAATTACCGTTTTCCATGCGGCAACAAATACCGGTACATCATCCGGAATCGACGGAGAGTACACACTTCAGGTTCCGTCGGGGACTGTAACTCTCCGATTTTCCTCAATTGGGTTTCTTACCCGCAACATTGATGTAACAGGATCCGATGGAGATTCTATCACGCTTGATGTTGAGCTCCAATCTGATGTGGCGAATCTCGATGAATTGGTTGTTACCGGATTGGCAAGCACGGTACGACGATCGAACCTTGCCAATTCCGTGTCATCCATCTCAGCGGAGAGACTCACCGGAAATTCCGATCCGCAAACTCTCGACAGGGCCCTTCAGGGGAAAATTCCGGGCGTTCAGATCAACTCCTATTCGGGAGCGCCAGGTGGTGGATTTAACGTTCAGCTCCGTGGTGTGAGCACACTGGGTGCCGGGGCATCTCAGCCACTTTACATTATCGACGGTGTGTATGTAAATAATAACGTATTAACTACCGGGCGATCTACTGTGAGCCAGGCTGGTGGCACCACACAGGATGGGGCGGCTAACCGCCTCGCCGACCTTAACCCGGATGATATCGAAAGTGTAGAAATACTGAAGGGCGCCTCTGCCGCAGCCATCTATGGTCAGCGCGCAAATGCCGGCGTGGTTATTATCACCACAAAGCAGGGCCGATCGGGAGCAACTCAAGTCTCCCTGAAACAAGATGCAGGTTTTAACAACGCCCTGAATCTTCTCGGAAGAACAGAATGGACGGAAGAGAGAATCGATATTTTTTATGGAAATAACCCGGCCCGTGCCGAACTCGAAAAACAAAGGCTGAATTCTGCAATAGCCAACGGAAATGTTCGAGATTTGGAACAGGAGATTTATGGCCATACCGGGGTTGTGCGCAATACCCAGCTCAGTGTTTCCGGGGGTGATGAAAATACCCGCTTTTTCGTATCGGGTGGACTGAATTCAGAAGATGGTATAGTGCGAAACACCGGCTTTGACCGACGCTCGCTGCGCGCCAACCTGGAGCATACCATTTCTCCGCAATTTCGGGTAAACAGTAGTTCAAGCTACATCCATACGGATTCAAGACGTGGATTTACCGGTAATCAAAATAACACAGGCGGTTCGATAGGGTATTCTCTGGCTTTCCACCCGAACTACGCATACGATATCATTCGGCAAAACGAAGATGGGTCGTTTAACGACACTCCATATTTCGG
The window above is part of the Rhodohalobacter sp. SW132 genome. Proteins encoded here:
- a CDS encoding HAD family hydrolase, which encodes MPQSRPILLYDIDGTLLNVKRDFLLSIIAEQLERFGVEKPDARPQSFAGRTDRGIFMELIGEREDGEEIFKRLTKSYMDAMNVNLTSMHVHQIEKAVESVRAAKNLDIPIGLCTGNFRSVAMKKVEAAGLNGFFSFGGFGGIHSDRNFLPGEAANEYQEIFGIKPESNSYVVIGDTPNDIRCAKYFGALSVAVTTGGFTAAQLEPHRPDLILDSLDNPRHWLSKLGFELS
- the eno gene encoding phosphopyruvate hydratase, translated to MSLIEDISARQILDSRGNPTVEVDVILENGIVGRAAVPSGASTGEFEAVELRDGDNDYYLGKSVKNAVKNVNEVLADELLGYPAYLQNEIDQIMLELDGTENKSNLGANALLGVSMAVAKAAAQSSGLPLWRYLGGVNSKVLPLPMMNIINGGSHADNNVDPQEFMIMPAGAGTFSEAVRMGAEIFHNLKKVLSSKGYNTSVGDEGGFAPDLKSNEEAIEVILNAVEKAGYTPGDDVLIALDPASSEFYNTEKKVYEFKWSDGSVRNAEEMVEYWANWVEKYPIISIEDGMYEDDWEGWKTLTDAIGDKVQLVGDDLFVTNTERLARGIKEGIANSILIKVNQIGTLTETLDAIEMAHKNGYSSVISHRSGETEDTTIADLAVATNAGQIKTGSMSRTDRIAKYNQLLRIEEELGDAAVFLGKDTFAG